In the genome of Candidatus Bathyarchaeia archaeon, the window GAAGTGAGACTGTGCCAACAATCGAAGTCGGACGTGTCTGCGTCAAACTCAATGGAAGAGAGGCCGGCCGCAAATGCGTCATAGTCGATGTCATCGACAAGAACTTTGTTCTGATAACTGGGCCCAAGAAGGTTAACGGTGTCCGTCGCCGTCGAACCAACGTTAAACATGTAGAGCCGACCGCGGAGACTATCGAGATCAAGAAGGGCGCAGCTGACGAGGATGTCGCCAAAGTGGCCGAAAAGGCGAAAAAGACAAACTACCTGAAGGAAATAGTTACTATCAAAGAAATCAGCGTAGCCGCGTAGCCCCAACCCCATCCTTAGATCGCCCGATCCCGACGTTACTTGTCGCAACAGACCGGTGCTGACTATGATAGTTTAAGAACCAGAAACCGCCCCTTGTCTGGTGGAGAAAAAATCGGTTGGCGCAACAGGCTCCCTGGAATAGGTCGCTGAAACTGCTCGTCAAAATCGATGATGAGACAGATCCTGCTTTAGGTTGTCCGCCAGAGAAAAGGACGATTGAGCAGCACATTCGGTTCGGCTTGATCAACCTGGACAAACCCTCAGGTCCATCAAGCCACGAAGTCGTCGCTTGGGTCAAACGTCTCCTGCGGTTGCATCACGCTGGCCACGGCGGAACTCTAGAGGTCCTCCTTAGGACCGGAGTAATCCAATGGTCACGGGTGTTCTGCCGCTAGCTCTAGAAGACGCTACCAAGACGATTCAGGCATTCCTTCTGACCGGGAAGGAGTATGTCTGCGTCATGACCCTACACGGCGACGTTGACCAGACCAAAATCCGCGGAGTATTGAACGAGTTTGTTGGCGACATATTCCAGAAACCGCCTGTGAGGGCCGCGGTCAAGAGAGAAGTCCGGAAAAGAACAATCTACTCTATTGATGATGTGGAGATTGACGGAAGACAAGTTCTCTTCCGAGTTGCTTGCCAAGCTGGAACCTACATCCGTAAACTGGTCTACGATGTCGGGGAGGTTCTCGAAGTAGGCGCACACATGCGAGAACTCCGAAGAACACGATCCGGATCCTTCACGGAACAGGACATTCACTCGCTATATGATGTCCTCAAACTTTCTCAGGCTTCTCCTGACGACAGAGAAGGGATGGTCCGGCAGATCGTGAGACCAATGGAGGCAGCGTTCGACTATGTTCCACGAATCTACATTCGCGACTCTGCGGTCAGCTCGATATGTCACGGTGCTGACCTCGCTGTTCCCGGAATTGTCAAGCTGAGCGAAGGAATCCGTCCTAAGACTTCGATCGCGCTTTTCACGCTCAAAGGAGAACTCGTTGCATTGTCAAGAGCGCTCATGGGTACGGAGCAGATGATGAAGGACGAACGTGGACTCGCTGCGAAGACCGTGAGGGTGATCATGCCGACTGAGACGTATCCCAAGCTCTGGAAACCGAAGCATAGTCGTGTCGTGGTAAGCCAGTTCAATTGACAAGTGCGAGCACGAATAAGGTTAGCTTCGTCTGCAATTGTGGAGACGAGATTACGGTCGAGGTTATTCCGGATCAGGAGAATGAGGTTGTGTGCTCAAAGTGTGGCCAAGAGTATCGGTTCTTCGGACAGAGTGCTCTGAGATGGGGTAGCAGCTCAGGCGAAGAATAGTACGGAAATAGCGACTAGTGCCCAGAGCGGGATTGCGACAGCCGCCCAGATCTTGCGGTCCCATGTGAAGACCTTCTGTCCATCCAGGATGAAGAAGGGGATCATGTTGAACGCTCCAAGCCAGATGTTGATCTGCGCCCCCGTTCTAAGGAAATGAAAACTATGGCCGATCACCAGGTCCCCAAAGCCGAAAGCAGTGGAGGCCGCGAGAGCGATGCCGAAGATCGCGGCGGCTGCTATGTTGGCCATTGGCCCAACGAGCGAGATTACTCCGTTGGCCTTTCGATCGATTCCTTCGCCGAAATAGCTGGAGCGTGAGGCGATGTATACGGCTCCGGGGGCTGCGAAGATGAAGGTGCCCTGGGAGATAACTGCGAACAGTAGAGCCATGATTGCGCCTACAGTCCAGAGTTTGAATTCTGCCCAGCATCCATAGCGTTGGGCGCTGAACTTGTGAGCCAGCTCGTGCCCGAGGAATCCTGTTCCGATCACTAGGAGTGTTAACAGGAAGACTTCCAGTACTTCCAGTGGTCTTAGGCCGCTGAACACGTATCTCATTGAGAAGCTGAGACCTAGAACTAAGAGAGCTGCGCCGAGAGCATAGAGTTCCCGGCTTGAGATTGATGATAGCTTTGGCGCTCTGATAAGTCTCAGGTTTGCCCCGGTTGAGCGGCGTTCGACTCGAATGATTGGTTTTGGCGCCCTGGCCTGGTTGATATTGGGGCATTCGTGATTTTCAGGGAGTCGATGGTACACGCAATGTGTCCGGCCACAGTATCTGCACACATAGGGGATGAATTCTTCCGCCCCGCAGACGGCGCAGCGTTCCATGACTGTCCAGTGATTGTCTGCTTGCCCACTTAAAATCGTGCCTGCAAGAGGAAATACCTGGTAGTAACTACCCTATGTATTAGCTGGTTACGCGAGACTTAGAATCGCATCTCACGACTTGGCCGATTCAAGGGTGGCGTCCCCCGG includes:
- a CDS encoding AN1-type zinc finger domain-containing protein, whose amino-acid sequence is MERCAVCGAEEFIPYVCRYCGRTHCVYHRLPENHECPNINQARAPKPIIRVERRSTGANLRLIRAPKLSSISSRELYALGAALLVLGLSFSMRYVFSGLRPLEVLEVFLLTLLVIGTGFLGHELAHKFSAQRYGCWAEFKLWTVGAIMALLFAVISQGTFIFAAPGAVYIASRSSYFGEGIDRKANGVISLVGPMANIAAAAIFGIALAASTAFGFGDLVIGHSFHFLRTGAQINIWLGAFNMIPFFILDGQKVFTWDRKIWAAVAIPLWALVAISVLFFA
- a CDS encoding 50S ribosomal protein L14e gives rise to the protein MPTIEVGRVCVKLNGREAGRKCVIVDVIDKNFVLITGPKKVNGVRRRRTNVKHVEPTAETIEIKKGAADEDVAKVAEKAKKTNYLKEIVTIKEISVAA